The DNA region TGTTGCGAATCCGGCAATCGAGGGTCACCAACTTTTCAACTTCATCCAGTAACAATGTCGTCGTTAAACTCAACTGATCACCAATAAGAGCAATGTTTCTGTCGCATTCTAAGCGACCTCCCAGAACACTTAAATTACTAATGGTTACACTGATAGGTTGACTCTGGTGCGTTTCATTTATAATGGTTGCCGAAAGCTCTGTATTGACTCGTACAGCATTGCGAACCTCAATCGCTTCGACTTGTTTTGGCATTTCCAAATGAATATAGGCATCTGGCTGAGTATGCATTTTAAGGACTTTTGCAGTAAAACCACTGGCAACATTATTGACGACGAAACGAAGCGTAACGAGCTGATCTTGTTTTAGAAAAATCGCTCGACCTTGAGCATCTTTTGGTGCCGAAATAATAATGCTTGTCTCCGGCAGAAACCCGAGTAATTTAATTGGATGGCGAACCTCTGAGTCTGCAGAAATCTGCAGTTGCATTACATCACCCATTTTTAACCCTAAATCAGAAAAACGCATAATCTCTTCTTCGTTATACTGTTAAACTTAATTGTAGTCGTATTTTACTCATCCAACACTATGACCATTGAATTAGCATTGATTGAACAGCCAGATGACTTTCCTAATCCAAATGAGGCTCTTGATGACCCCAATGGATTGTTAGGATTTGGTGCCCTGCTGACCCAACCGTTGCTCAAGCGAGCCTATTATGAAGGCATATTTCCCTGGTATAACGCTGGCGAACCTGTCTTTTGGTGGAGCCCAGACCCTCGAGCCGCTTTTGATCCCTATAACACCCTCCCTAGTCGTAATTTGCGAAAACGTCTGCGTCGAAGAGACTTTAAAGTTTGCATAAATCGCTCATTTAGTCAGGTAATTTCCGCTTGCGCGTCACAACAACCCAACCGTCCTGACACTTGGATCACTGACGAAATGCAACACGCATATGTAAGACTGCACCAATCTGGTCTTGCGCACTCATTTGAAGTATACAATGAAGACCAGCTTGTTGGAGGCTTGTACGGAGTCTCAATTGGCCAAATGTTTTTCGGCGAATCTATGTTTCACCGAATGACCGATGCATCAAAAATAGCCTTGTTTTATTTGATTAAATTTGCAGCGTTTCACCAGTTTGCAATGATTGATTGTCAAATGCCGAATGCTCATCTTTTAAGCTTAGGGGCTAAAGAAGTTTCAAGAAACGAATTTCTGCGCTATCTTTATCAATATCGAGATTCAGAAATGCCTTCGCAACTTTGGAATATGCGAGACATTACTGAAGATTTTGAATTTTAAGTCACCGACTTTATTCAACGGTGTACTGAGAGAGTAAAGCTTTCGGGTTAAAAAGTTTCGATTTTGAGATACAACAATCAAAGCTTTTAACGAATA from Pleionea litopenaei includes:
- the aat gene encoding leucyl/phenylalanyl-tRNA--protein transferase; protein product: MTIELALIEQPDDFPNPNEALDDPNGLLGFGALLTQPLLKRAYYEGIFPWYNAGEPVFWWSPDPRAAFDPYNTLPSRNLRKRLRRRDFKVCINRSFSQVISACASQQPNRPDTWITDEMQHAYVRLHQSGLAHSFEVYNEDQLVGGLYGVSIGQMFFGESMFHRMTDASKIALFYLIKFAAFHQFAMIDCQMPNAHLLSLGAKEVSRNEFLRYLYQYRDSEMPSQLWNMRDITEDFEF
- a CDS encoding flagellar brake protein, whose translation is MRFSDLGLKMGDVMQLQISADSEVRHPIKLLGFLPETSIIISAPKDAQGRAIFLKQDQLVTLRFVVNNVASGFTAKVLKMHTQPDAYIHLEMPKQVEAIEVRNAVRVNTELSATIINETHQSQPISVTISNLSVLGGRLECDRNIALIGDQLSLTTTLLLDEVEKLVTLDCRIRNKGKTEVESGGEQAVRNWYGFYFSFSDDDDRLLMKAFVYQEILRSLHLL